The following are from one region of the Actinoplanes sp. L3-i22 genome:
- a CDS encoding roadblock/LC7 domain-containing protein: MTRPPTMHDMGWLLNNFADSIAGIAHVVAVSADGLLLACSRDLPADRADQLAAITSGVVSLTDGASRMFTAGKVQQTIIEMDSGYLFLMSISDGSSMAVLAARSCDVGQVGYEMALLVERVGAALSPATREAVSH; the protein is encoded by the coding sequence GTGACCAGGCCTCCCACCATGCACGACATGGGCTGGCTGCTCAACAACTTCGCCGACAGCATCGCGGGCATCGCGCACGTGGTGGCGGTCTCCGCGGACGGCTTGTTGCTGGCATGCTCGCGGGATCTGCCGGCCGATCGGGCCGACCAGCTGGCCGCAATCACATCCGGCGTGGTCAGTCTGACCGACGGCGCGTCCCGGATGTTCACTGCCGGCAAGGTGCAGCAGACCATCATCGAAATGGACAGCGGCTATCTTTTCCTCATGTCCATCAGCGACGGTTCGTCGATGGCCGTGCTGGCGGCGCGCAGCTGCGACGTCGGCCAGGTCGGCTACGAGATGGCCCTGCTGGTGGAGCGGGTCGGCGCGGCGCTGTCGCCGGCCACCCGAGAGGCCGTCAGCCACTAG
- a CDS encoding DUF742 domain-containing protein has product MTVPHDPRGNLVRPYAVTRGRTEPIRDIPIEAVLVASAAAVQESRFAGHDKYRIAVLCEPKAQSLAELAALTRLPLGVARVLVADMVDDGLLTLHSAAPRKGYSERMDLLGRVLSGLRKL; this is encoded by the coding sequence ATGACAGTGCCGCACGATCCCCGGGGCAACCTGGTGCGGCCGTACGCGGTGACCCGCGGCCGGACCGAGCCGATCCGGGACATCCCGATCGAGGCGGTCCTGGTCGCCAGCGCGGCGGCCGTACAGGAATCGCGTTTCGCCGGACATGACAAGTACCGCATCGCCGTGCTGTGCGAGCCGAAGGCCCAATCGCTCGCGGAGCTCGCGGCGCTCACCCGGTTACCCCTCGGGGTGGCCCGGGTTCTCGTCGCCGACATGGTCGACGACGGTTTGCTCACGCTGCACAGTGCCGCTCCTCGCAAGGGTTACTCGGAGCGGATGGATCTTCTGGGAAGGGTTTTGAGTGGACTTCGCAAGCTCTGA
- a CDS encoding ATP/GTP-binding protein, whose amino-acid sequence MDFASSERAGAPPSEITSAKIVIAGGFGVGKTTMVGAVSEIEPLTTEAVMTAAGAGIDDASKVPEKGTTTVAMDFGRITMAEDLILYLFGTPGQTRFWFMWDELIRGAVGAAVMVDTRRLTDAFAPLDYFENRHLPYLVAVNCFDGAPRYEAEEVREALAIPARVPLVMCDARHRESVKTVLIGVVEHAMATLVAEHEQGVGVS is encoded by the coding sequence GTGGACTTCGCAAGCTCTGAGCGGGCGGGCGCCCCTCCTTCGGAGATCACCTCCGCGAAGATCGTCATCGCTGGTGGCTTCGGCGTCGGCAAGACGACGATGGTCGGCGCGGTCTCCGAGATCGAGCCGCTGACGACCGAGGCCGTGATGACCGCGGCCGGCGCCGGCATCGACGACGCGTCCAAGGTGCCGGAGAAGGGCACCACCACGGTCGCCATGGACTTCGGCCGCATCACGATGGCCGAGGACCTGATCCTCTACCTGTTCGGCACGCCCGGCCAGACCCGGTTCTGGTTCATGTGGGACGAGCTGATCCGGGGCGCGGTCGGCGCCGCCGTCATGGTCGACACCCGCCGGCTGACCGACGCGTTCGCCCCGCTGGACTACTTCGAGAACCGGCATCTGCCCTATCTCGTCGCGGTCAACTGCTTCGACGGCGCGCCTCGCTACGAGGCGGAGGAGGTCCGGGAGGCGCTCGCCATCCCGGCCCGGGTCCCGCTGGTGATGTGCGACGCCCGCCACCGCGAATCGGTCAAGACCGTCCTGATCGGCGTCGTCGAACACGCCATGGCCACCCTGGTCGCCGAACACGAGCAGGGCGTCGGCGTCAGCTGA
- a CDS encoding uroporphyrinogen-III synthase, protein MTDRTPGGRRPVLTAAALAEPTAALSGYTIGVTSDRRRDELAGLLESRGARVVLAPALRIVPIADDAELRAATRACLDTPPDIVLVNTGIGMRGWLEAAEGWGLADALRDTLSRAYLVARGPKARAAVRTAGLQEQWTPDGESYEEVVDHLTNRGVAGLTVAMQLHGESQPEYTEALQAAGARVIEVPVYRWAPPTDPAPLHRLVDLIVGKLVDAVTFTSAAAVQALLRAAGPASDALLDALRTDVLAAGVGPVTAAPLRRLDIPVSTPGRARLSALVRTLVDELPKRAISLQVNEHAITLRGHAAVVDGVLRPLAPGPMAVLRALATPPGRVLSRAALLQALPRNADEHAVEMAVARLRAGLSVPGLIQTVVKRGYRIPT, encoded by the coding sequence ATGACGGACCGGACCCCGGGGGGCCGCCGGCCGGTGCTGACCGCGGCCGCGCTGGCCGAACCGACCGCTGCCCTCTCCGGCTACACCATCGGCGTCACCTCCGACCGCCGCCGCGACGAGCTGGCCGGCCTGCTGGAGAGCCGTGGCGCCCGGGTGGTGCTGGCCCCCGCACTGCGGATCGTCCCGATCGCCGACGACGCCGAGCTGCGCGCCGCGACCCGGGCCTGCCTGGACACCCCACCCGACATCGTGCTGGTCAACACCGGGATCGGCATGCGCGGCTGGCTGGAGGCCGCCGAGGGCTGGGGCCTGGCCGACGCGCTGCGCGACACGCTGAGCCGCGCCTACCTGGTCGCCCGCGGCCCGAAGGCCCGCGCCGCGGTCCGGACCGCCGGCCTGCAGGAGCAGTGGACCCCGGACGGCGAGAGCTACGAAGAGGTCGTCGACCACCTGACCAACCGCGGCGTCGCCGGCCTCACCGTCGCGATGCAGCTGCACGGCGAGAGCCAGCCGGAGTACACCGAGGCCCTGCAGGCGGCCGGCGCCCGGGTGATCGAGGTGCCGGTCTACCGCTGGGCGCCACCCACCGACCCGGCCCCGCTGCACCGGCTGGTCGACCTGATCGTCGGCAAGCTCGTCGATGCCGTGACGTTCACCTCGGCCGCGGCCGTCCAGGCTCTGCTCCGGGCGGCCGGGCCGGCCTCCGATGCGCTGCTGGACGCGCTCCGCACGGACGTGCTGGCCGCGGGGGTGGGGCCGGTCACCGCCGCGCCGCTGCGCCGGCTGGACATCCCGGTCTCCACGCCGGGCCGGGCCCGGCTCAGCGCGCTCGTCCGCACGCTCGTCGACGAACTCCCCAAGCGCGCGATCTCGCTGCAGGTCAACGAGCACGCGATCACGCTGCGCGGCCATGCCGCGGTCGTCGACGGGGTGCTCCGACCGCTCGCTCCCGGCCCGATGGCGGTCCTCCGCGCGCTCGCGACGCCGCCCGGCCGCGTCCTCTCCCGGGCCGCGCTGTTGCAGGCCCTCCCCCGCAACGCGGACGAGCACGCGGTGGAGATGGCGGTCGCCCGGCTGCGCGCCGGCCTGTCCGTCCCGGGCCTGATCCAGACCGTGGTCAAGCGCGGTTATCGCATCCCCACCTGA
- the rplM gene encoding 50S ribosomal protein L13: MRTYSPKPGEIERQWHIIDASDVVLGRLATHTATLLRGKHKPTFAPHIDTGDFVVIINAGKVALTGNKRQTKIAYRHSGYPGGLKQVRYEELLSTRPEKAIELAVKGMLPHNKLAAQVLKKLKVYAGAEHPHAAQQPQPFEIKQIAQ; the protein is encoded by the coding sequence GTGCGTACGTACAGCCCGAAGCCGGGTGAAATCGAGCGTCAGTGGCACATTATCGACGCTTCTGACGTCGTTCTGGGCCGCCTGGCTACCCACACCGCGACCCTCCTGCGGGGGAAGCACAAGCCGACGTTCGCCCCGCACATCGACACCGGCGACTTCGTGGTGATCATCAACGCCGGCAAGGTTGCCCTGACCGGCAACAAGCGGCAGACCAAGATCGCCTACCGGCACTCCGGTTACCCGGGCGGCCTGAAGCAGGTCCGCTACGAGGAGCTGCTGAGCACCCGCCCCGAGAAGGCGATCGAGCTGGCCGTCAAGGGCATGCTCCCGCACAACAAGCTGGCTGCCCAGGTCCTCAAGAAGCTGAAGGTCTACGCGGGCGCCGAGCACCCGCACGCCGCTCAGCAGCCGCAGCCGTTCGAAATCAAGCAGATCGCGCAGTGA
- the rpsI gene encoding 30S ribosomal protein S9, whose product MTDIVEPEAVETETAETAETVETVEAVETVEAVEEPAETVVETPAPAPVRAPRPGDRPIQTVGRRKEAIVRVRLVPGTGKITCNGRDLEDYFPSKVHQQLIREPFSTTERADQFDVFANLRGGGITGQAGALRLGIARALITNEPDDRPALKKAGFLTRDARVKESKKYGLKKARKAPQYSKR is encoded by the coding sequence ATGACCGACATCGTCGAGCCCGAGGCCGTCGAGACCGAGACCGCCGAAACCGCTGAGACCGTCGAGACTGTCGAAGCCGTCGAGACCGTCGAAGCCGTCGAGGAGCCCGCTGAGACGGTCGTCGAGACGCCCGCGCCGGCCCCGGTCCGCGCGCCCCGTCCCGGTGACCGCCCGATCCAGACCGTCGGCCGCCGCAAGGAGGCCATCGTCCGGGTGCGCCTCGTCCCCGGCACCGGCAAGATCACCTGCAACGGCCGTGACCTCGAGGACTACTTCCCGAGCAAGGTCCACCAGCAGCTGATCCGCGAGCCGTTCAGCACCACCGAGCGGGCCGACCAGTTCGACGTCTTCGCGAACCTGCGTGGCGGCGGCATCACCGGTCAGGCCGGTGCCCTGCGCCTGGGCATCGCCCGCGCGCTGATCACCAACGAGCCCGACGACCGCCCGGCCCTCAAGAAGGCCGGCTTCCTGACCCGTGACGCCCGGGTCAAGGAGAGCAAGAAGTACGGTCTCAAGAAGGCCCGTAAGGCCCCGCAGTACTCGAAGCGCTGA
- the glmM gene encoding phosphoglucosamine mutase, whose translation MGRLFGTDGVRGLANGDLLTPELALAVAVAAARVLVETDSSHQPLAIVGRDPRASGEMLEAAVVAGLTSAGANVVRVGVLPTPAVAYLVGQTGADLGVMLSASHNPMPDNGIKLFAAGGQKLPDELEERIEKAIEDGHGQVGRPTGASIGRVHDLLDGAEHYIKHLIESLPHPLAGIKVVVDCANGAASEVGPVAYREAGAEVIAIHAEPDGLNINEECGSTHLDKVRDAVLAEGADLGLAHDGDADRCLAVTAAGDVVDGDQIMAILALAMRDAGTLTDDTLVATVMSNLGLRIAMKQSGVKLIETKVGDRYVLEHLQGHGLALGGEQSGHIVMPAFATTGDGVLTGLHLMAQLASSGKSLADLAAVVHKLPQVLINVPVGDRDAGAAAPTVQAAVALAEAELGETGRVLLRPSGTEPLVRVMVEAATEEQARGVAERIADEVRSASPAV comes from the coding sequence ATGGGGCGACTCTTCGGCACCGACGGCGTTCGCGGTCTCGCGAACGGCGATCTCCTCACCCCGGAACTGGCCCTCGCGGTCGCCGTCGCGGCGGCCCGGGTCCTGGTCGAGACCGACAGCAGCCACCAGCCGCTCGCGATCGTGGGCCGGGACCCGCGGGCCAGCGGCGAGATGCTGGAAGCGGCGGTCGTCGCGGGTCTGACCAGTGCGGGAGCCAACGTGGTCCGGGTCGGCGTGCTGCCGACCCCCGCGGTCGCGTACCTGGTGGGGCAGACCGGCGCCGATCTGGGTGTGATGCTGTCGGCGTCGCACAACCCCATGCCGGACAACGGCATCAAGCTCTTCGCCGCCGGTGGCCAGAAGCTGCCGGACGAGCTGGAGGAGCGGATCGAGAAGGCGATCGAGGACGGGCACGGCCAGGTCGGCCGCCCCACCGGCGCCAGCATCGGGCGGGTCCACGACCTGCTGGACGGTGCCGAGCACTACATCAAGCACCTGATCGAGTCGCTCCCGCACCCGCTCGCCGGCATCAAGGTCGTGGTGGACTGCGCGAACGGCGCGGCCAGCGAGGTCGGCCCGGTGGCGTACCGGGAGGCCGGCGCCGAGGTGATCGCGATCCACGCCGAGCCGGACGGGCTGAACATCAACGAGGAGTGCGGCTCCACGCACCTCGACAAGGTCCGGGACGCGGTCCTGGCCGAGGGCGCCGACCTGGGCCTGGCCCACGACGGCGACGCCGACCGCTGCCTGGCCGTCACCGCCGCCGGGGACGTGGTGGACGGCGACCAGATCATGGCGATCCTGGCGCTGGCCATGCGCGACGCCGGCACGCTGACCGACGACACCCTGGTCGCGACCGTGATGAGCAACCTGGGCCTGCGGATCGCGATGAAGCAGTCCGGGGTCAAGCTGATCGAGACCAAGGTCGGCGACCGCTACGTGCTGGAGCACCTGCAGGGCCACGGGCTGGCGCTGGGCGGCGAGCAGAGCGGGCACATCGTGATGCCGGCGTTCGCCACCACCGGCGACGGCGTGCTGACCGGCCTGCACCTGATGGCGCAGCTCGCGTCGAGCGGCAAGTCGCTCGCCGACCTGGCCGCCGTGGTGCACAAGCTGCCCCAGGTGCTGATCAACGTGCCGGTCGGCGACCGGGATGCCGGGGCGGCCGCGCCGACTGTGCAGGCCGCCGTCGCGCTGGCCGAGGCGGAGCTGGGCGAGACCGGGCGGGTGCTGCTGCGCCCCTCCGGGACCGAGCCGCTGGTCCGGGTGATGGTCGAGGCCGCCACCGAGGAGCAGGCCCGCGGCGTCGCCGAGCGGATCGCGGACGAGGTGCGGTCGGCCAGCCCGGCCGTCTGA
- a CDS encoding pyridoxal phosphate-dependent aminotransferase codes for MRTDPLVERMRPFGTTIFAEMSALAARTGAVNLGQGFPDTDGPPEMLAAAAQALASGANQYPPLPGIPALRHAIAGHEQRFWGLTRDPDTEVVVTAGATEAIAAAILALCEPGDEVVCFEPYYDSYAASITLAGAVRRPVTLRPGADGRYEFDEAELRSAFGPRTRLVLLNTPHNPTGKVFTPAELALIAELCREHDTWAVTDEVYEHLVFDSVHTPLASLPGMAERTLRISSAGKTFSCTGWKVGWATGPAPLVSAVQRVKQFLTFVNASPLQPAVAVALALPEAYFSGFTAGLRANRDRLVDGLTAAGFGVLRPEGTYFVTADIRPLGGTDGVEFCRELPGRCGVVAVPTQVFYDHQEAGRHLIRFAFCKRPEVIDQAADRLKAL; via the coding sequence GTGCGCACGGACCCGTTGGTCGAGCGGATGCGCCCGTTCGGGACCACGATCTTCGCCGAGATGTCCGCGCTCGCCGCCCGGACCGGCGCGGTCAACCTCGGCCAGGGCTTCCCGGACACCGACGGCCCACCGGAGATGCTGGCCGCCGCCGCGCAGGCGCTGGCGAGCGGGGCGAACCAGTACCCACCGCTGCCCGGCATCCCGGCCCTGCGGCACGCGATCGCCGGGCACGAGCAGCGCTTCTGGGGCCTGACCCGGGATCCGGACACCGAGGTGGTGGTCACCGCCGGCGCCACCGAGGCGATCGCGGCGGCGATCCTGGCCCTCTGCGAGCCCGGCGACGAGGTGGTCTGCTTCGAGCCGTACTACGACTCCTACGCGGCCTCGATCACCCTGGCCGGCGCGGTCCGGCGGCCGGTGACGCTGCGCCCCGGCGCCGACGGGCGGTACGAGTTCGACGAGGCGGAGCTGCGCTCGGCGTTCGGCCCGCGCACCCGGCTGGTGCTGCTGAACACCCCGCACAACCCGACCGGCAAGGTCTTCACCCCGGCGGAGCTGGCGCTGATCGCCGAGCTGTGCCGGGAGCACGACACCTGGGCGGTCACCGACGAGGTCTACGAGCACCTGGTCTTCGACAGCGTGCACACCCCGCTGGCGTCCCTGCCCGGGATGGCCGAGCGCACGCTGCGCATCTCGTCGGCCGGCAAGACGTTCTCCTGCACCGGCTGGAAGGTCGGCTGGGCGACCGGCCCGGCCCCGCTGGTCTCCGCGGTGCAGCGGGTGAAGCAGTTCCTGACGTTCGTGAACGCGTCACCCCTGCAGCCGGCCGTGGCGGTCGCCCTGGCCCTGCCGGAGGCGTATTTCAGCGGCTTCACGGCCGGTCTGCGGGCGAACCGGGACCGGCTGGTGGACGGGCTCACCGCGGCCGGGTTCGGCGTGCTGCGGCCCGAGGGGACGTACTTCGTGACCGCCGACATCCGGCCGCTGGGCGGGACCGACGGCGTCGAGTTCTGCCGCGAGCTGCCCGGCCGGTGCGGGGTGGTGGCGGTGCCGACCCAGGTCTTCTACGACCATCAGGAGGCCGGGCGGCACCTGATCCGGTTCGCGTTCTGCAAGCGCCCCGAGGTGATCGACCAGGCGGCCGACCGCCTCAAGGCGCTGTAG
- a CDS encoding MmpS family transport accessory protein: MSDQRDPSWPPSEPSPDYPPTSEFPPVGYAPPGYGPQSPYGPPPGPPGYGPPPGHPGYGPPPPRRSNVPLIALVLAVTLLLCGGVVTTSVLLIQRATDKAKAAAQQIPTGLPTGVPTALPTDVPNLPGIDSGAKITVKYEVTGDGPATVIYTEKLGGLPKTVNDAKLPWKLSVTMEGLSFASVSALRTSLEDGSITCRATIDGKVVSEHTASGVGATATCNKVTFN; this comes from the coding sequence ATGAGCGATCAGCGCGACCCGTCGTGGCCGCCCTCCGAGCCGTCTCCGGACTATCCGCCCACCTCGGAGTTTCCCCCGGTCGGCTATGCCCCGCCTGGTTATGGCCCACAGAGTCCCTATGGACCGCCGCCGGGCCCGCCCGGCTACGGCCCGCCGCCCGGCCACCCCGGTTACGGCCCGCCGCCCCCGCGCCGCAGCAACGTCCCGCTGATCGCCCTGGTCCTGGCCGTCACGCTGCTGCTCTGCGGCGGGGTGGTGACCACCAGCGTGCTGCTGATCCAGCGGGCCACCGACAAGGCCAAGGCCGCCGCGCAGCAGATCCCGACCGGTCTGCCGACGGGGGTGCCGACCGCCCTGCCGACCGACGTGCCGAACCTGCCGGGCATCGACAGCGGCGCGAAGATCACCGTGAAGTACGAGGTGACCGGCGACGGACCGGCGACCGTCATCTACACCGAAAAGCTCGGCGGCCTGCCCAAGACGGTCAATGACGCGAAACTGCCGTGGAAGCTGTCGGTGACCATGGAGGGGCTGTCGTTCGCCTCGGTGTCGGCGCTGCGCACGTCCCTGGAGGACGGCAGCATCACCTGCCGGGCGACGATCGACGGCAAGGTGGTGTCCGAGCACACCGCGTCGGGGGTCGGCGCCACCGCCACCTGCAACAAGGTCACCTTCAACTAG
- the glmS gene encoding glutamine--fructose-6-phosphate transaminase (isomerizing): MCGIVGYVGNRPALSIVLDGLRRLEYRGYDSAGIAVIDDGAVHTEKRAGKLANLEKALAERAAGGIAAGRTGIGHTRWATHGGPTDRNAHPHLSADGRVAVIHNGIIENFSRLRAELEADGIEFRSDTDTECAAHLLAAEMRALRAAGGEDGPALLAEGMRRVVRRLEGAFTLLAIDVDVPDAVIAARRNSPLVVGRGDGEYFLASDVSAFIEHTREAVELGQDQVVLITPAGIEITDFDGAPATGKEFHVDWDLSAAEKGGYEYFMLKEIAEQPQAIADTLLGRLSDRGEIILDEVRLTDQDLRDVDKVFIVACGTSYHAGMVAKYAIEHWVRIPCEVELASEFRYRDPILDRSTLVIVISQSGETMDTLMALRHAKEQKARVLAICNTNGSTIPRESDAVLYTHGGPEIAVASTKAFLTQLVACYLIGLHLAQIRGVMYADEVAAVVEKLQATPDSLRTLLAGMEEVRALARDLRTASTILFIGRHVGFPVALEGALKLKELAYMHAEGFAAGELKHGPISLIDEGTPVVCVVPSPAGRGVMRDKVVSNIQEVRARGARTIVIAEEGDDDVRAFADHLITVPPTPTLLAPLMTTVPLQILACEIAAARGNDVDQPRNLAKSVTVE, encoded by the coding sequence ATGTGTGGGATCGTGGGTTACGTAGGCAATCGCCCGGCATTGAGCATCGTCCTCGATGGCCTCCGCCGGCTGGAGTACCGCGGATATGACTCCGCCGGCATCGCCGTCATCGACGACGGTGCGGTGCACACCGAGAAGCGGGCCGGCAAGCTCGCCAACCTGGAGAAGGCGCTGGCCGAGCGTGCCGCGGGCGGCATCGCCGCCGGGCGGACCGGCATCGGGCACACCCGGTGGGCCACCCACGGCGGGCCGACCGACCGCAACGCCCACCCGCACCTCTCCGCCGACGGCCGGGTCGCGGTCATCCACAACGGCATCATCGAGAACTTCTCCCGGCTGCGCGCCGAGCTCGAGGCGGACGGCATCGAGTTCCGCAGCGACACCGACACCGAGTGCGCGGCGCACCTGCTCGCGGCCGAGATGCGCGCGCTGCGTGCGGCCGGCGGCGAGGACGGCCCGGCGCTGCTGGCCGAGGGCATGCGGCGCGTCGTGCGCCGGCTGGAGGGCGCGTTCACGCTGCTCGCGATCGACGTCGACGTGCCCGACGCGGTGATCGCCGCGCGGCGCAACTCGCCGCTCGTGGTCGGGCGCGGCGACGGGGAGTACTTCCTGGCCAGCGACGTCTCGGCGTTCATCGAGCACACCCGCGAGGCGGTCGAGCTCGGGCAGGACCAGGTCGTCCTGATCACGCCGGCCGGCATCGAGATCACCGACTTCGACGGCGCCCCGGCCACCGGCAAGGAGTTCCATGTCGACTGGGACCTGTCGGCCGCCGAGAAGGGTGGCTACGAGTACTTCATGCTCAAGGAGATCGCCGAGCAGCCGCAGGCGATCGCGGACACCCTGCTCGGCCGGCTCAGCGACCGCGGCGAGATCATCCTGGACGAGGTCCGGCTCACCGACCAGGACCTGCGGGACGTGGACAAGGTGTTCATCGTGGCCTGCGGCACGTCGTACCACGCCGGGATGGTCGCCAAGTACGCCATCGAGCACTGGGTGCGGATCCCCTGCGAGGTCGAGCTGGCCAGCGAGTTCCGCTACCGCGACCCGATCCTGGACCGCTCCACCCTGGTGATCGTGATCAGCCAGTCCGGCGAGACGATGGACACGCTGATGGCGCTGCGGCACGCCAAGGAGCAGAAGGCCCGGGTGCTGGCGATCTGCAACACCAACGGCTCCACCATCCCGCGCGAGTCGGACGCCGTGCTCTACACCCACGGCGGCCCGGAGATCGCGGTCGCCTCGACCAAGGCCTTCCTCACCCAGCTGGTCGCCTGTTACCTGATCGGCCTGCACCTGGCCCAGATCCGCGGCGTGATGTACGCCGACGAGGTCGCCGCCGTGGTCGAGAAGCTGCAGGCCACCCCGGACAGCCTGCGGACCCTGCTGGCCGGCATGGAGGAGGTCCGGGCGCTGGCCCGCGACCTGCGGACCGCCTCGACGATCCTGTTCATCGGGCGGCACGTCGGCTTCCCGGTGGCCCTGGAGGGCGCGCTCAAGCTCAAGGAGCTCGCCTACATGCACGCCGAGGGCTTCGCCGCCGGTGAGCTCAAGCACGGCCCGATCTCGCTGATCGACGAGGGCACCCCGGTGGTCTGCGTGGTGCCGTCCCCGGCCGGCCGGGGCGTCATGCGGGACAAGGTCGTCTCCAACATCCAGGAGGTCCGCGCCCGCGGCGCCCGGACCATCGTGATCGCCGAGGAGGGTGACGACGACGTCCGCGCGTTCGCCGATCACCTGATCACCGTGCCGCCGACGCCGACGCTGCTCGCGCCGCTGATGACGACCGTGCCGCTGCAGATCCTGGCCTGCGAGATCGCCGCCGCCCGCGGCAACGACGTGGACCAGCCGCGCAACCTGGCCAAGTCGGTCACCGTCGAGTAG
- a CDS encoding alpha/beta hydrolase yields MSSAVTYTRLRTTDPARWTAAALSWRRWAALAGVLCGEFAPLTERLRAAWSGAAADAAVARLATFRRRLLLFRLFCWRADQVLSEFAAALRRARALLDRARARAAGAEPALDDPDLAGALRVAADADRSAADRLAELAAVPVAPTALTRPDCTATPARVRQWWAGLTPGERYWLLAVDPGSVAGLDGVPAADRDLANRLLLDDRRDDLLRHGGDPRGLDRLASRLADERGPRAYLIGLDVSGDGRAVVAFGDPDRAANVLTHVPGMTADLASLDHELVRAERVATRATELGPAAATSSLVWLDYDAPDFLQEAWSARPAEEGAAGLRRFQDGLRATHDGPAARQTVLGHSYGSLVVGKAATGALAADGVVFVGSPGVGVDSAAGLTVPADRVFASTSITDPIQYGAVSPATVARHLLPGVPVTGPADDLWFGHNPSDPAFGARVFGSQWNAGHLGYWDPGRPALDALARITLGGAP; encoded by the coding sequence ATGAGCAGCGCCGTCACCTACACCCGGCTGCGCACCACCGACCCGGCCCGGTGGACCGCCGCCGCCCTGTCCTGGCGCCGCTGGGCCGCGCTGGCCGGCGTGCTCTGCGGCGAGTTCGCACCGCTGACCGAGCGGCTCCGCGCGGCCTGGTCCGGGGCCGCCGCCGACGCCGCGGTGGCCCGCCTGGCCACGTTCCGCCGCCGGCTGCTGCTGTTCCGCCTGTTCTGCTGGCGGGCCGACCAGGTGCTGAGCGAGTTCGCCGCGGCGTTGCGGCGGGCCCGCGCGCTGCTCGATCGGGCCCGCGCCCGGGCCGCCGGCGCCGAGCCCGCGCTCGACGATCCCGACCTGGCCGGCGCGCTCCGGGTGGCCGCCGACGCCGACCGGAGCGCCGCCGACCGTCTGGCCGAGCTCGCCGCCGTCCCGGTCGCGCCGACCGCCCTGACCCGGCCGGACTGCACGGCCACCCCGGCCCGGGTCCGGCAGTGGTGGGCCGGGCTGACCCCCGGCGAGCGGTACTGGTTGCTGGCCGTCGATCCGGGCTCGGTCGCCGGGCTGGACGGGGTGCCGGCCGCCGACCGGGACCTGGCCAACCGGCTGCTCCTGGACGACCGGCGGGACGACCTGCTGCGCCACGGCGGCGATCCCCGGGGGCTGGACCGGCTGGCGTCCCGGCTGGCGGACGAGCGCGGGCCCCGGGCGTACCTGATCGGGTTGGACGTCTCCGGCGACGGCCGGGCCGTGGTCGCCTTCGGTGATCCGGACCGCGCGGCGAACGTGCTGACCCACGTGCCCGGGATGACCGCCGACCTGGCCTCGCTCGATCACGAGTTGGTCCGGGCCGAGCGGGTCGCGACCCGGGCCACCGAGCTGGGGCCGGCCGCCGCGACGAGCTCACTGGTCTGGCTGGACTACGACGCGCCGGACTTCCTGCAGGAGGCGTGGTCGGCGCGGCCGGCCGAGGAGGGCGCGGCCGGGCTGCGCCGGTTCCAGGACGGGCTGCGGGCCACCCACGACGGGCCGGCGGCGCGGCAGACCGTGCTCGGGCACAGCTACGGCTCGCTGGTGGTGGGCAAGGCGGCGACCGGCGCGCTGGCCGCGGACGGCGTGGTCTTCGTCGGCTCACCCGGCGTCGGCGTCGACTCGGCGGCCGGGCTGACCGTCCCGGCCGACCGGGTCTTCGCGTCGACCTCGATCACCGACCCGATCCAGTACGGCGCGGTCTCCCCGGCCACCGTCGCCCGGCACCTGCTGCCCGGCGTGCCGGTCACCGGGCCCGCCGACGACCTGTGGTTCGGGCACAACCCGAGCGACCCGGCGTTCGGCGCCCGGGTCTTCGGCAGCCAGTGGAACGCCGGCCACCTGGGTTACTGGGACCCGGGCCGGCCGGCCCTCGACGCCCTCGCCCGGATCACACTGGGCGGGGCGCCGTGA
- a CDS encoding type VII secretion target codes for MNPDLDVDTRHLQAVATALDATASRVREAAASAPAPAAGPRWSAVDAALRAADTLERGLRDLAADLTTTANKIKTTIAAYDDTDARAATRLRATR; via the coding sequence ATGAATCCCGATCTCGACGTCGACACCCGGCACCTCCAGGCGGTCGCCACCGCGCTCGACGCGACGGCGTCCCGGGTGCGGGAGGCCGCCGCCTCCGCCCCCGCGCCGGCCGCCGGTCCGCGCTGGTCGGCCGTCGACGCCGCGCTCCGGGCCGCGGACACCCTGGAACGCGGCCTGCGCGACCTCGCCGCCGACCTGACGACGACCGCCAACAAGATCAAAACCACGATTGCGGCGTACGACGACACCGACGCCCGTGCCGCCACCCGTCTCCGGGCCACCCGATGA